A part of Paraburkholderia azotifigens genomic DNA contains:
- a CDS encoding type 1 glutamine amidotransferase domain-containing protein: MKILMVLTSHDQLGNTGKKTGFWLEEFAAPYFTFLDAGVTITVSSPKGGQPPLDPKSDTPEGKTELTERFKSDSAAQKVLANTVKLDTVKADDYDAVFYPGGHGPMWDLAEDPRSIALIENFYDAGKPVAFVCHAPGVLRHVKVNGEPLVKGKRVTGFTNSEEEAVQLTKVVPFLVEDELTRLGGRFEKVDDWQVLSIIDGRLVTGQNPASSTAGARDLLKVLEQLHSNR, from the coding sequence ATGAAGATCCTGATGGTGTTGACGTCTCACGACCAACTTGGCAATACCGGTAAGAAGACAGGTTTCTGGTTAGAGGAATTCGCGGCGCCGTACTTCACGTTTCTCGATGCCGGCGTGACCATAACGGTCAGCTCACCTAAGGGTGGGCAGCCGCCGCTCGATCCGAAAAGCGACACGCCGGAAGGGAAAACGGAGTTGACGGAGCGCTTCAAGAGCGACTCCGCTGCGCAGAAGGTGCTGGCCAATACGGTCAAGCTCGATACGGTCAAAGCCGACGACTACGACGCCGTCTTCTATCCCGGCGGGCACGGTCCGATGTGGGACCTGGCAGAAGACCCGCGTTCCATTGCGCTGATCGAAAACTTCTACGACGCCGGCAAGCCGGTAGCATTTGTTTGCCATGCACCAGGCGTTTTGCGTCACGTGAAGGTGAACGGCGAGCCGCTCGTCAAAGGCAAGCGTGTGACAGGCTTCACGAATTCGGAAGAAGAAGCCGTTCAACTCACGAAGGTCGTGCCGTTTCTCGTCGAAGACGAATTGACGCGGTTAGGCGGGCGCTTCGAGAAAGTCGACGACTGGCAGGTTCTGTCGATCATCGATGGACGCCTCGTCACCGGGCAGAATCCCGCTTCGTCCACGGCGGGCGCGCGCGATCTGCTGAAGGTGCTCGAGCAGTTGCATTCGAATCGCTAA
- a CDS encoding enoyl-CoA hydratase/isomerase family protein, whose amino-acid sequence MSNGSANQQFRIEKRSPAYWRVIIDNPPFNIFGPDSIPQMNAAVSALETDPDVKVVVFESAVPGFFLTHYDFIPPLQETTRMPPGPTGMPPLPDMLARLGRAPVVSIASIRGRATGVGSELALASDMRFASREKALLSQWEIGASLVPGGGPMNRLSRLIGRGRALEVLLSGDDIGGELAERYGYVNRSFADSELDAFVDGLALRIASFDKESIVAIKRHVNIATLPSDDEVAPEWDAFIASVGRPQAQERIAQLMQLGLQKNHDVEARLAHYTGTLGR is encoded by the coding sequence ATGAGCAACGGCAGTGCGAATCAGCAGTTCCGGATCGAAAAACGCAGCCCGGCATACTGGCGCGTGATCATCGATAACCCGCCCTTCAATATCTTCGGGCCGGACTCGATCCCGCAGATGAACGCCGCCGTGTCGGCCCTCGAAACCGATCCCGACGTCAAGGTGGTCGTGTTCGAAAGCGCGGTGCCGGGATTCTTCCTCACGCACTACGACTTCATTCCGCCTTTGCAGGAGACCACGCGCATGCCGCCGGGGCCGACGGGCATGCCGCCGCTGCCGGATATGCTCGCGCGGCTGGGACGCGCTCCCGTCGTGTCGATCGCGTCGATCCGCGGCCGCGCGACGGGCGTCGGCAGCGAACTGGCGCTCGCGAGCGACATGCGTTTCGCGAGCCGCGAGAAGGCGCTGCTGTCGCAATGGGAGATCGGTGCGTCGCTGGTGCCGGGCGGCGGGCCGATGAATCGCCTGTCGCGTTTGATCGGACGTGGCCGTGCGCTCGAAGTGCTGCTGAGCGGCGACGATATCGGCGGCGAACTGGCGGAGCGCTATGGCTATGTCAACCGGTCGTTCGCGGACAGCGAGCTCGACGCTTTCGTGGATGGGCTTGCATTGCGTATCGCGTCGTTCGACAAGGAATCGATCGTCGCGATCAAGCGCCACGTGAACATCGCAACCTTGCCATCCGACGACGAAGTCGCGCCCGAATGGGACGCGTTCATCGCCTCCGTCGGCCGGCCGCAGGCGCAGGAGAGAATCGCGCAACTGATGCAGCTCGGGCTGCAGAAGAATCACGATGTGGAAGCACGTCTCGCTCATTACACGGGCACGCTGGGACGCTAG
- a CDS encoding AEC family transporter translates to MLDRIVGPLLPVAFVIVLGFIAGKRGRLNHSDSLLISRLVLGWIFPALLLVGMASTPRSQLFDFRLIVATFIGIMGMYTFALLIGWWRYRELRAATLKGFVNGYPDAAFMGIPILQAMFGPGSIYSVLILNLIASLIMIPLTTMLLTVASGEGSGTQAFLSSIKSAVRRPLMWAPALGILCSLLQIKLPPVLAEAFNLLGKATPGVSLLCLGLIMSSVKLKLSNEVWANLGLKLLVHPLLMFAATVLLGVHGLYAQQMILLCALPSATIPAMFANEAGAYQSEAATSILVSTVLSIITFSAAIYLVDGGLAAA, encoded by the coding sequence ATGTTAGACAGGATCGTTGGACCTCTTTTACCCGTGGCGTTCGTGATCGTGCTCGGCTTCATTGCCGGCAAGCGCGGACGTCTGAATCATTCGGACAGTCTGCTCATCAGCCGCCTGGTGCTCGGCTGGATCTTTCCGGCGCTGCTGCTGGTCGGCATGGCGAGCACGCCGCGCTCGCAGTTGTTTGATTTCAGGCTGATCGTCGCGACCTTCATCGGCATCATGGGGATGTATACGTTCGCGCTGCTGATCGGCTGGTGGCGCTATCGCGAGCTCAGGGCAGCGACGCTCAAAGGCTTTGTCAACGGCTACCCTGACGCGGCCTTCATGGGCATCCCCATCCTGCAGGCGATGTTTGGTCCGGGCAGCATCTATTCGGTGCTGATCCTCAATCTGATCGCGAGCCTCATCATGATTCCGCTGACGACCATGCTGCTCACGGTTGCAAGCGGAGAAGGAAGCGGCACGCAGGCGTTCCTGTCGAGCATCAAAAGCGCTGTGCGGCGGCCGTTGATGTGGGCGCCCGCGCTCGGCATCCTGTGTTCGCTGCTGCAGATCAAGCTGCCGCCCGTGCTCGCCGAAGCCTTCAATCTGCTCGGCAAGGCGACGCCCGGCGTGTCGCTGCTCTGCCTCGGCCTGATCATGTCGTCCGTCAAGCTGAAGCTGTCGAACGAAGTGTGGGCGAACCTCGGACTCAAGCTGCTGGTTCATCCGCTGCTGATGTTCGCGGCGACGGTATTGCTCGGCGTTCATGGGCTTTACGCACAGCAGATGATCCTGCTTTGCGCGCTGCCGTCGGCGACCATTCCGGCCATGTTCGCCAACGAGGCAGGCGCATATCAGAGCGAAGCCGCAACGTCGATTCTCGTCAGCACCGTACTGTCGATCATCACGTTCTCCGCCGCCATTTATCTTGTCGACGGAGGCCTCGCGGCTGCCTGA
- a CDS encoding response regulator transcription factor produces the protein MVSGPSSTSTTRSEEGMPPGKLPDGRSVVYVIDDDESIRFVLNGLVRSVGLHVETFESPKDFLAFPKYDAPSCLILDVRLRGESGLAFQQEAQQCGVRMPILFITAHGDIEMTVKAMKAGALDFFAKPFRDQDMLDAIAHALKRDAERRESEHALTTLREAYETLTQREREVMKFVVAGMLNKQIAYELHLSEITVKIHRGQVMKKMGSRSLPDLVRKAEALGIDQKQPGSN, from the coding sequence ATGGTCTCAGGACCGAGTTCGACGTCGACGACAAGAAGTGAAGAAGGTATGCCTCCCGGCAAGCTCCCCGACGGACGTTCCGTCGTGTATGTCATCGACGACGACGAATCGATCCGGTTTGTACTGAACGGCCTGGTGCGTTCGGTAGGTCTTCACGTGGAGACGTTCGAGTCACCCAAAGATTTTCTCGCTTTCCCAAAGTATGATGCGCCGAGTTGCCTGATTCTCGACGTCAGGCTGCGAGGCGAGAGCGGGCTCGCGTTTCAGCAGGAAGCCCAGCAATGCGGCGTGCGCATGCCGATCCTCTTCATCACGGCGCATGGCGACATCGAAATGACCGTCAAGGCGATGAAGGCGGGCGCGCTGGATTTCTTCGCGAAGCCTTTCCGCGATCAGGACATGCTCGATGCCATCGCTCATGCGCTGAAGCGCGATGCCGAGCGTCGCGAATCGGAGCATGCGCTGACGACGCTGCGCGAAGCCTATGAAACGCTGACGCAACGCGAGCGCGAAGTGATGAAGTTCGTGGTGGCCGGCATGCTGAACAAGCAGATTGCCTACGAACTGCATCTGAGTGAAATCACCGTGAAGATCCATCGCGGACAGGTGATGAAAAAGATGGGTTCGCGTTCGCTTCCCGATCTCGTAAGAAAGGCGGAAGCGCTCGGCATCGACCAGAAACAGCCGGGTTCGAACTAA
- a CDS encoding AAA family ATPase, with protein sequence MDFTGFHLELLHDDGDLSLCRATRPDTTVSLLALIATRPAAQSIARLEREYELASLLDPRWAAQPIALDLGRVPPMLVLDDDGGEPLVRQLGQPLDLGRCLRIAANLARAIGHVHGRGLIHKDIKPANVLVDDNDDVRLTGFGIASQLPLEHQSPAPPEIIAGTFAYMAPEQTGRMNRSIDARSDLYSFGVTLYEMLTGVLPFAAADAMEWIHCHIARRPTPPEERNEHIPAVVGQIVLKLLAKTAESRYQTAAGVEADLRACQSAWEAKREVAPFALGERDASDRLLIPEKLYGRDAQIDEIVAAFNRIVGGEPSELVLISGYAGIGKSSVVNELHKVLVPPRGLFASGKFDQYKRDIPYVPLAQAFQSLVRDLLSRSDAEIEPWRRALQDALAPNGQVIVNLIPELALIIGEQPPVPALPPQESQNRFQIVFRRFLGVFARHEHPLALFIDDLQWLDAATLDLLQHLVTHPDVQHVLLVGAYRSNEVDDAHPLARTLAAIARTEATVHQIELAPLTADSVAQLVADALHCPVAMAIPLAQLVHEKTGGNPFFAIQFLTTLADEALLVFDRDRSRWTWDLPLICAKGFTENVADLMAARLTRLPDATREALGQLASLGNVADFATLTLVHGEAEASIHAKLWLAVRAGLVLRMEAAYGFAHDRVQEAAYALIPADRRAATHVRIGRALASRTSADALEESIFDIVNHLNRGAELIDTDEERERTVALNLIAGRRAMRSTAYAAARSYLAQGVALLSPDAWTQRYESTFDLYLAYSECEYLAGDFTDADALFDMLLERARSSLDRAKVFGLRISLYQVAGRFDESFAAARLALRDFGLLLPDTDREVESAVATGLQEIPYRLAGRVIGELVDAPVAQDPAIRALIDLLVEAMPCAFIARPAYYPLITLKAVLLSLQHGNTDNSSFAYGNYALMLVSSVGDIPSAVQFSEMSLRLNEKFDNRRFYGKLLHLHGNHINFWRRHIVTDLPILERASAACLEAGDLVFAGYLAFTTVWQAIEKGAPLDDVQGVSEKHAAFARQSHNDAVFETIRLEQQFIASLRGMTTEPLKLGDALFDDAACFNAIKTANFGCGIVFHHIMQMMLAYFDGRYADASKAASDAAPMLGAAMALPIEPTYHFFHALTLAARYPAAGIEEQQACHALLAQTLARFESWSTHCPENFHHRHALLAAEIARIEGRDSDAMHFYEEAIRAAREHGFIQYQGLAHELAAQFHAARGLETIADTYLFNARSCYERWGATGKVRQLARTYAQLRHDPASLDGTIATSNEQLDLATVVQVSRAIFSGIDLNELIHTLMVLALEHAGANRGLLIFRRGNDLRVEAEASTVRDGVDVRLPKVRATGSELPESVLRYVIRTGDSLLLDDASARSPFSSDEYIRRHDCRSILCLPLVKQTRLIGVLYLENNLTTDAFTPARTAVLRLLASQAALSLETARLYADLQDAEALLADAQRLSHTGSFDWHVSSGELIWSKESFRIFGYDADMTPTVDMMFGRVHPDDVTFVRLAFDRATHDRQPFDIEHRLWMPDGSIRYLQVLAHVVVDEERRMRVLGALKDITVRKQAHAALERSEHRYRSLFFDMPVGLWQIEAQPLMTLLAELRAQGVDDLSAYIDDHPGWLNRAMEMLVVEEINHHAAQMFGAPDRSALLGPLPWVWRESPGTFRRALESRYSGEAIFQETTRLPTLDGRIIDVLFTIARPSSTEDLGIALISLVDLTERVRAQDMLHRLQADFAHAARISMLGELTASVAHELNQPLSAIAMNSAISNRWLDRAVPDVAEARLINQRVAADARRAVDIVDRIRSMALRRDPKRAVAQLNELIDEALIFLQHEVRSRGVIVLRQRATVAPMVLADRVQLQQVIVNLVVNAMQAMEQSGRSERKITIRTQTPDGATVCCAMEDSGPGIAPQELNRLFQSFYTTKDNGMGMGLPICRSIIEAHGGRIGADNGSVHGGARFFFTLPSADADD encoded by the coding sequence ATGGACTTCACTGGATTTCATCTGGAGCTGCTCCACGACGACGGCGATCTGTCGTTGTGTCGCGCCACGCGGCCCGACACGACCGTTTCCCTGCTCGCGCTGATCGCCACACGCCCCGCGGCGCAGAGCATCGCGCGCCTCGAACGTGAATACGAACTGGCGTCGCTGCTCGATCCGCGCTGGGCCGCGCAGCCCATCGCGCTCGATCTGGGCCGCGTACCGCCGATGCTCGTGCTCGACGACGACGGTGGCGAGCCGCTCGTCCGCCAGCTCGGTCAGCCGCTCGATCTCGGGCGATGCCTGCGCATTGCAGCAAATCTGGCGCGCGCAATCGGCCACGTGCATGGACGCGGCCTCATCCACAAGGACATCAAACCGGCGAACGTGCTCGTCGACGACAACGACGACGTCCGGCTTACCGGCTTCGGCATCGCGTCGCAACTGCCGCTCGAGCATCAGTCGCCGGCGCCGCCCGAAATCATCGCGGGCACGTTTGCCTACATGGCGCCCGAGCAGACAGGCCGCATGAACCGTTCGATCGACGCGCGCAGCGATCTGTATTCGTTCGGCGTCACGCTGTACGAAATGCTCACGGGCGTGCTGCCTTTCGCGGCGGCGGACGCAATGGAATGGATTCATTGCCATATCGCGCGCAGGCCGACGCCGCCCGAAGAGCGTAACGAGCACATTCCGGCCGTCGTTGGACAGATCGTGCTCAAGCTGCTTGCGAAAACGGCCGAGAGCCGCTATCAGACGGCAGCGGGCGTCGAGGCCGATCTGCGCGCGTGCCAGTCGGCATGGGAAGCGAAGCGCGAGGTCGCACCGTTCGCACTGGGCGAGCGCGATGCGTCGGACCGGCTGCTGATTCCCGAAAAGCTGTACGGGCGCGATGCGCAGATCGACGAGATCGTGGCCGCGTTCAACCGCATCGTCGGCGGGGAGCCGAGCGAACTCGTGCTGATTTCGGGCTACGCGGGCATCGGCAAATCGTCGGTCGTGAACGAACTGCACAAGGTGCTGGTGCCGCCGCGCGGCCTGTTCGCGTCGGGCAAGTTCGATCAGTACAAACGGGACATTCCGTATGTGCCGCTGGCGCAGGCCTTTCAGTCGCTGGTGCGCGACCTGCTGAGCAGGAGCGACGCGGAGATCGAGCCTTGGCGCCGTGCGCTGCAGGACGCGCTCGCGCCGAACGGGCAGGTGATCGTCAACCTGATTCCGGAGCTTGCGCTGATCATCGGCGAGCAGCCGCCCGTGCCGGCGCTGCCGCCGCAGGAGTCGCAGAACCGTTTCCAGATCGTGTTCCGCCGTTTTCTCGGCGTGTTCGCGCGGCACGAGCATCCCCTCGCGCTCTTTATCGACGATCTGCAATGGCTCGATGCCGCGACGCTCGATCTGCTCCAGCATCTCGTCACGCATCCCGATGTGCAGCACGTCCTGCTGGTCGGCGCGTATCGCAGCAACGAAGTCGACGACGCGCATCCGCTCGCGCGCACGCTCGCCGCGATCGCGCGGACGGAAGCAACGGTTCATCAGATCGAGCTTGCGCCGCTCACGGCAGACAGCGTGGCGCAACTGGTCGCCGATGCGCTGCACTGTCCCGTCGCGATGGCCATCCCGCTCGCGCAACTGGTGCACGAGAAGACGGGCGGTAATCCGTTCTTCGCGATCCAGTTCCTGACCACGCTCGCCGACGAAGCGCTGCTGGTCTTCGATCGAGACAGGTCGCGCTGGACGTGGGATCTGCCCCTCATCTGCGCGAAGGGGTTCACCGAGAACGTCGCGGATCTGATGGCGGCCAGGCTGACGCGTCTGCCCGACGCGACGCGCGAGGCGCTCGGCCAGCTCGCGAGTCTTGGCAACGTCGCCGACTTCGCGACGCTCACGCTCGTGCACGGCGAAGCGGAAGCGTCGATCCACGCGAAGCTTTGGCTCGCCGTGAGAGCGGGTCTCGTGTTGCGTATGGAAGCAGCCTACGGCTTCGCGCACGACCGCGTGCAGGAAGCCGCCTACGCGCTGATTCCGGCGGACCGTCGCGCCGCGACACACGTGCGCATCGGCAGGGCGCTCGCGTCGCGGACATCGGCCGACGCGCTCGAAGAGTCGATCTTCGACATCGTCAATCATCTGAATCGCGGCGCGGAATTGATCGATACGGACGAAGAGCGCGAACGGACGGTCGCGTTGAACCTGATCGCGGGCCGGCGCGCGATGCGTTCGACGGCGTACGCGGCGGCGCGCAGCTATCTGGCGCAAGGTGTGGCGCTGCTGTCGCCCGATGCGTGGACGCAACGCTACGAGAGCACGTTCGATCTGTATCTTGCCTATTCCGAATGCGAATATCTGGCCGGCGACTTCACGGATGCGGACGCATTGTTCGACATGCTGCTCGAGCGGGCGCGCTCCAGTCTGGACCGCGCTAAGGTGTTCGGCTTGCGCATCTCGCTTTATCAGGTGGCAGGCCGGTTCGACGAAAGCTTCGCGGCCGCGCGGCTCGCGTTGCGCGATTTCGGTCTGTTACTGCCCGACACCGACCGCGAGGTCGAGTCCGCTGTCGCAACCGGGTTGCAGGAGATTCCATATCGTCTTGCGGGACGCGTGATCGGCGAACTGGTCGATGCACCCGTCGCGCAAGACCCGGCGATACGCGCGCTGATCGATCTGCTGGTCGAAGCGATGCCTTGCGCGTTTATCGCGCGGCCTGCGTACTATCCGCTCATCACGCTGAAGGCCGTCCTTTTGTCGCTGCAGCACGGCAATACGGACAACTCGAGTTTTGCGTACGGCAATTACGCGCTGATGCTGGTGTCGAGCGTCGGCGACATTCCTTCCGCCGTGCAGTTCTCCGAGATGTCGCTGCGCCTGAACGAGAAGTTCGACAACCGTCGCTTCTACGGAAAGCTGCTGCATCTGCACGGCAATCACATCAACTTCTGGCGCAGGCATATCGTGACCGATCTGCCGATACTGGAGCGCGCGAGCGCCGCGTGTCTCGAAGCGGGTGACCTCGTGTTCGCCGGATATCTCGCCTTCACGACGGTCTGGCAGGCGATCGAGAAAGGCGCGCCGCTCGACGACGTGCAGGGCGTATCGGAGAAGCACGCCGCGTTTGCGCGGCAGAGTCATAACGATGCCGTCTTCGAAACGATCCGCCTCGAACAGCAGTTCATCGCCAGTCTGCGCGGCATGACCACGGAGCCGCTCAAGCTCGGCGATGCCCTGTTCGACGATGCGGCCTGTTTCAACGCCATCAAGACGGCGAACTTCGGTTGCGGCATCGTCTTTCATCACATCATGCAGATGATGCTCGCGTACTTCGATGGCCGGTACGCCGACGCATCGAAGGCAGCGAGCGATGCCGCGCCGATGCTCGGCGCCGCGATGGCGCTGCCGATCGAGCCGACCTATCACTTCTTCCACGCATTGACGCTGGCGGCGCGTTATCCCGCCGCCGGAATCGAAGAGCAGCAGGCATGTCACGCGCTGCTCGCGCAAACGCTCGCCAGATTCGAATCGTGGAGCACGCACTGCCCGGAAAACTTCCATCACCGCCATGCGTTGCTCGCCGCGGAAATCGCGCGCATCGAAGGGCGCGACTCCGACGCGATGCATTTCTACGAGGAAGCGATACGCGCAGCGCGCGAACACGGCTTCATCCAGTATCAGGGGCTGGCGCACGAACTCGCCGCGCAGTTTCATGCCGCGCGCGGACTTGAAACCATCGCCGATACTTATCTGTTCAACGCGCGTTCCTGCTACGAACGTTGGGGAGCGACAGGCAAGGTCCGGCAACTGGCACGAACGTACGCTCAATTGCGGCACGATCCGGCGAGCCTCGACGGCACCATCGCCACGTCGAACGAGCAACTGGATCTCGCGACCGTCGTCCAGGTGTCGCGCGCGATCTTCAGCGGCATCGACCTGAACGAACTGATTCATACGCTGATGGTGCTCGCGCTCGAACATGCGGGTGCGAACCGTGGCTTGCTGATTTTCAGGCGCGGCAATGACCTGCGAGTGGAAGCGGAGGCGTCGACGGTGCGGGACGGCGTGGATGTTCGCTTGCCGAAGGTCCGCGCGACGGGCAGCGAGCTTCCCGAATCGGTGCTGCGCTACGTGATCCGCACGGGCGACAGCCTGCTGCTCGACGACGCATCGGCGCGCAGCCCCTTTTCGTCGGACGAGTACATTCGACGTCACGACTGCCGGTCGATCTTGTGCCTGCCGCTTGTCAAGCAGACCCGGCTGATCGGCGTGCTTTACCTTGAGAACAATCTGACCACCGACGCGTTCACGCCCGCCCGCACAGCCGTGCTGCGGCTGCTTGCATCGCAGGCGGCGCTGTCGCTCGAAACGGCGCGGCTCTACGCCGACCTGCAGGACGCGGAAGCGTTGCTGGCCGACGCGCAGCGCCTGAGCCATACGGGCAGCTTCGACTGGCATGTGTCGAGCGGCGAACTGATCTGGTCGAAAGAGAGTTTCCGCATCTTCGGCTATGACGCCGATATGACGCCGACGGTCGACATGATGTTCGGTCGCGTGCATCCCGACGACGTAACCTTCGTGCGGCTCGCATTCGACCGCGCCACGCACGACCGCCAGCCGTTCGATATCGAACACCGGTTGTGGATGCCTGATGGATCGATTCGGTATCTGCAGGTACTGGCGCATGTCGTGGTCGATGAAGAGCGCCGGATGCGGGTGCTCGGCGCGCTAAAAGACATCACCGTGCGCAAGCAGGCGCACGCCGCGCTCGAACGCAGCGAACACCGCTATCGCAGCCTGTTCTTCGACATGCCCGTGGGTCTCTGGCAGATCGAGGCGCAGCCGTTGATGACCTTGCTCGCGGAGTTGCGCGCGCAAGGCGTCGACGATCTGTCCGCCTATATCGACGATCATCCGGGCTGGCTAAACCGGGCGATGGAGATGCTCGTGGTCGAGGAGATCAATCACCACGCGGCGCAGATGTTCGGCGCGCCGGACCGCAGCGCGCTGCTCGGCCCGCTGCCGTGGGTCTGGCGGGAAAGCCCGGGCACGTTTCGGCGCGCGCTGGAAAGCCGCTATAGTGGCGAAGCGATTTTTCAGGAAACCACCCGGCTGCCTACGCTGGATGGGCGGATTATCGACGTTCTCTTTACGATCGCGCGCCCGAGTTCGACGGAGGATCTGGGCATCGCACTGATCAGCCTCGTCGACCTGACGGAACGCGTGCGTGCGCAGGACATGCTGCATCGGCTCCAGGCCGACTTCGCCCACGCGGCGCGCATTTCGATGCTGGGCGAGCTGACGGCGTCCGTCGCGCACGAACTGAATCAGCCGCTTTCGGCAATTGCGATGAACAGCGCGATCAGCAACCGCTGGCTCGATCGTGCCGTGCCCGACGTCGCCGAAGCGCGGCTGATCAACCAGCGCGTGGCCGCCGATGCACGGCGCGCTGTCGATATCGTCGATCGCATCCGGAGCATGGCGCTTCGCCGGGATCCGAAGCGCGCCGTCGCGCAACTCAACGAACTGATCGACGAGGCGCTCATTTTTCTTCAGCACGAAGTGCGCTCGCGCGGCGTGATCGTGTTGCGCCAGCGCGCTACCGTCGCGCCGATGGTGCTCGCCGATCGCGTCCAGCTTCAGCAGGTGATCGTCAATCTGGTCGTCAACGCAATGCAGGCGATGGAGCAGTCGGGCCGCTCCGAACGCAAGATCACGATCCGCACGCAGACGCCGGACGGCGCGACGGTCTGTTGCGCGATGGAAGACAGCGGTCCCGGTATCGCGCCCCAGGAACTCAACCGGCTGTTCCAGAGCTTCTATACGACCAAGGACAACGGCATGGGGATGGGCTTGCCGATCTGCCGCTCGATCATCGAGGCGCATGGCGGACGTATCGGCGCCGATAACGGCTCGGTGCACGGCGGCGCGCGTTTCTTTTTCACGCTGCCATCCGCCGATGCCGATGACTAG
- a CDS encoding GlcG/HbpS family heme-binding protein: protein MKLMTLHASVALLCGLSVSFVPAHAQQAPQPGYHYTLPLNLAVEAAEEAIRVCEEKRYWVTATVVDMDGVPQVVMRGDHATVHTGESSFRKAFTVVTLGPEFGFDRSSGFFELVKTSPYAPQLATVHNVMALPGAVAFKAGNEMVGALGIGGAPGGDKDEVCAAAGVAKVANRLPH, encoded by the coding sequence ATGAAATTGATGACGTTGCACGCGTCTGTTGCGCTGCTTTGCGGCTTGTCCGTCTCGTTCGTTCCGGCGCATGCGCAACAGGCGCCGCAGCCCGGATACCACTACACGTTGCCGCTCAATCTTGCCGTCGAGGCCGCGGAAGAAGCGATTCGCGTGTGCGAAGAGAAGCGCTACTGGGTGACGGCGACTGTCGTCGATATGGACGGCGTGCCGCAGGTCGTCATGCGCGGCGATCACGCGACCGTCCACACGGGCGAATCCAGCTTCAGAAAGGCCTTTACCGTTGTAACGCTCGGGCCTGAGTTCGGCTTCGACCGTTCGAGCGGATTCTTCGAACTGGTCAAGACCAGTCCGTACGCGCCGCAACTCGCGACGGTTCACAACGTGATGGCGCTGCCTGGCGCGGTCGCTTTCAAGGCCGGCAACGAGATGGTGGGCGCGCTGGGTATCGGCGGCGCGCCGGGCGGCGACAAGGATGAAGTCTGTGCGGCGGCCGGTGTCGCGAAGGTGGCGAACCGGCTGCCGCACTAG
- a CDS encoding LysR family transcriptional regulator — protein sequence MDVADLKVFDAVARLGSMSRAALELHTVQSNVTGRIRSLEGEVGVALFERHVRGVKMTPAGQRMLPYAARAARLVADARLAALDDGPPNGTLAIGALWTTGSLQLSRVLSHFASLYPQVGLSLTTDTSSGLTAAVADCRLDGAFVAGPLSDAGLDVQTVFSEELVLVSPTTMRSLKELGSIDNLKAIVFSPGCSYRERLDLLLAEMGILSVTALAFGSIDAILSCVAAGIGVTLLPRGIVSNAAHRHAVTVHPLASDAARMETLFIRRHDAYLSNAMRAFLDVARSEVLVSDSGGACLPA from the coding sequence ATGGACGTGGCGGATCTGAAAGTATTCGACGCAGTCGCTCGCCTCGGAAGCATGAGCCGCGCAGCGCTCGAATTGCATACGGTGCAGTCGAACGTCACCGGGCGAATCCGCTCGCTCGAGGGCGAGGTGGGCGTCGCGCTGTTCGAGCGGCACGTGCGCGGCGTGAAGATGACGCCCGCCGGACAGCGAATGCTGCCGTATGCGGCGCGCGCTGCCCGTCTCGTCGCCGACGCGCGGCTTGCCGCGCTCGACGACGGTCCGCCGAACGGCACCCTTGCGATCGGCGCGTTATGGACGACAGGTTCGTTGCAGTTGAGCCGCGTGCTCAGTCATTTCGCGAGTCTCTATCCGCAGGTCGGATTGTCGTTGACGACGGATACGAGCAGCGGACTGACGGCGGCCGTCGCGGACTGCCGTCTGGACGGCGCGTTCGTTGCCGGCCCGTTGAGCGATGCCGGCCTCGATGTGCAGACCGTGTTCAGCGAGGAACTCGTGCTCGTCTCACCGACGACCATGCGCTCGCTGAAGGAACTCGGATCGATTGACAACCTCAAGGCGATTGTCTTCAGTCCGGGTTGCTCGTATCGCGAGCGCCTCGATCTGCTGCTCGCCGAGATGGGCATTCTGTCCGTGACGGCTCTGGCGTTCGGATCGATCGACGCGATACTCTCGTGCGTCGCGGCGGGCATCGGCGTTACCTTGCTGCCGCGAGGCATCGTGTCGAACGCGGCACACAGACATGCCGTCACGGTGCATCCGCTCGCGTCGGACGCGGCGCGCATGGAGACGCTGTTCATACGGCGGCACGATGCTTATCTGTCGAATGCGATGCGCGCCTTTCTGGATGTGGCGCGTTCCGAGGTACTCGTTTCGGACAGCGGAGGCGCATGCTTGCCGGCGTGA